One genomic window of Salmo salar chromosome ssa12, Ssal_v3.1, whole genome shotgun sequence includes the following:
- the LOC106565422 gene encoding guanine nucleotide exchange factor MSS4, which translates to MDNHEQCSPTECADRSTLVSEDGKNVKSVLCQRCGSKVLCPGVAVFAEKELFLPAMRKKTTITQSEGSVDGDKLTAHWLVDDMYTFENVGFTKDVGRVKYLICADCEIGPIGWHCLDDKKSFYVALERVNHA; encoded by the exons ATGGACAACCACGAACAGTGCTCTCCCACTGAATGCGCCGACCGGTCTACGCTGGTGTCAGAGGATGGAAAGAATGTCAAGTCAGTTTTGTGCCAACGTTGTGGATCGAAGGTCCTCTGCCCAGGGGTGGCGGTGTTTGCAGAGAAGGAG TTGTTCCTTCCCGCAATGAGGAAGAAGACCACTATCACCCAATCAGAGGGATCCGTGGATGGGGACAAACTGACTGCCCACTGGTTAGTCGATGATATGTACACCTTTGAGAATGTGGGCTTCACCAAGGACGTGGGAAGAGTCAAGTACCTAATTTGTGCAGACTGTGAGATTGGACCCATTGGCTGGCACTGCCTGGATGACAAAAAGAGCTTCTATGTTGCATTGGAAAGAGTCAATCATGCCTAG